The following coding sequences lie in one Lemur catta isolate mLemCat1 chromosome 11, mLemCat1.pri, whole genome shotgun sequence genomic window:
- the GGCT gene encoding gamma-glutamylcyclotransferase, protein MANSGFEDGRGQEEETFLYFAYGSNLLTERIHLRNPSAAFCCVARLKDFKLDFGNSQGKTSPTWHGGIATIFQSPGDEVWGVVWKMNKSNLNSLDEQEGVKSGTYVVVEVKVTTQEGREITCRSYLMTNYESAPPSPQYKKVICMGAKENGLPLEYQEKLKAIQPNDYKGKVSEEIEDIIKKGEIQTR, encoded by the exons ATGGCGAACTCGGGCTTCGAGGACGGCCGAGGTCAGGAGGAGGAGACTTTTTTGTACTTCGCCTACGGCAGCAACCTGCTAACGGAGAGGATCCACCTCCGAAACCCCTCGGCCGCGTTCTGCTGCGTGGCCCGCCTGAAG GATTTTAAACTTGACTTTGGCAATTCCCAAGGCAAAACAAGTCCGACTTGGCATGGAGGTATAGCCACCATTTTTCAAAGTCCTGGCGATGAAGTGTGGGGAGTAGTAtggaaaatgaacaaaagcaatttaaattCTCTGGATGA GCAAGAAGGGGTTAAAAGTGGAACATATGTTGTAGTAGAAGTTAAGGTTACAActcaagaaggaagagaaataaccTGTCGAAGTTATCTGATGACAAATTATGAGAGTGCTCCCCCATCACCGCAGTATAAAAAG GTTATTTGCATGGGTGCAAAAGAAAATGGTTTGCCACTGGAGTAtcaagaaaagttaaaagcaatACAACCAAATGACTATAAAGGAAAGGTCTCAGAAGAAATTGAAGATATTATCAAAAAGGGGGAAATACAAACTCGTTAG